The nucleotide sequence ACCTCATCTCCGACGCCGAGCTGTGGCGCACCCACGAACGGCTGCGCGAACGGCTCATCGGCTACGTGCGCGAGCGTTTACGGGACCAGTTGCTGGCGCGCGGGGCCAAGCGCAAGGAACTGCAGACCGCCGAGGAGGTCCTCGATCCCCAGGCGCTGACCATCGGCTTCGCCCGGCGGTTCGCCACCTACAAGCGGGCCGGCATGCTGCTCCAGGACAAGGAGCGGCTCATCCGCATCATGTCCGACGCCAAGCGTCCGGTGCAGTTCATTTTCGCCGACAAGGCCCATCCCCACGACAACGAGGGCAAGCGGCTCATTCAGGAACTGGTGCAGCTGTGCACCAGCCCAACCTGCCGCTACAACATGGTTTTTCTCGAAGACTACGACATGGAGATCGCCAGCTACCTCGTCCAGGGCGTGGACGTGTGGCTCAACACGCCGCGCCGGCCGCTGGAGGCCTGCGGCACCAGCGGCATGAAGGCCATGTGCAACGGCGTGCTCAACTTCTCGACCCTGGACGGCTGGTGGGCCGAGGCCTGGAAACCCGACAACAGCGTGGGCTGGGCCGTGGGCATGGGCGAGGAATACGAGGACGCCGGCTACCAGGACTTCGTGGAGAGCCAAACGCTCTACAACATCCTGGAAAACGAGATCATCCCGACCTTTTACGAGCGGGGCCACGGCAATCTGCCGCGCAACTGGATTCGCAAGATGAAGGATTCCATTTGCGAGCTCACACCGGTCTACAACTCCCACCGCATGGTGGAGGACTACGCCCGCATCGCCTACATCCCGGCCCTGGAGAACTACACCCGCCTGACGCGCGAGGAATGCGCCCCGGCCAAGGACCTGGCCTCCTGGCGCATGGACATCATGACCAAGTGGGGCGGCCTTGATGTCCGCAACGTGCGGGCCGGCGACCCCGAGCAGCTGCACGTGGGCGACCCGGTGCGGGTGACCTGCGAGGTGCATCTAAACGGCATCCGCCCCCAAGACGTGTCGGTGCAGATCTACGCCGGCCGGCTGGACGTGGAAGGCAAGTTCGCCCAGCGCGAGACGGTGGACATGCGGCCGGTGGAGACGACGGCCGACGGCTGGCATGTCTATATGGGCGAAGTGCAGCCCTCCGAGGCCGGGCGTTTCGGCTTCACGGTGCGGGTGTTGCCGCACCATCCGCTGCTGCTCGACTCCCACAGCCTGGGGCTGATTCGCTGGGCCCAGGGGGCGTAGGAAATGTCCCTTAAAAAATACGGCAGTATTTTTTAAGAAAAATCACAATATGAGCCTGTTAACCGCGACGCTAGGCGGGGAAAGCTCACGACGACAAGAAAGGCGGGCCGTTCCGGGAGGGGCGGCCCGACGTCTTTGCAGCATGACGCGTAGCGACAATACTGCAACAGGACAACGTAAACAACGTCGGAATCGCACGCCGCCAGAGGGAACGACACCGTGGAATTCTGGGAATCAAGCTTCAGAGACAAGCAAGAAATGTGGGGAATGGAGCCTGCGGATTCCGCCCTCGTCGCGCTGGAGTTATTCAAGCACAACGGATCACAAAAGATCTTAATACCGGGCTTCGGATACGGCAGGAACGCCAAAGTATTCCTGGACAACGGACTAGACGTCACCGGCATTGAGATTTCGGAAACCGCTATCCGCTTGGCAAAAGAACACTACGGCAACAGCTTCAAGATTCACCACGGCGCCGTTGACGCTATGCCTTTTGACTCCGAATTGTACGATGGAATATTTTGCTATGCCTTAATACACCTATTAGACGCCAAAGAACGATCAAATCTGATAAGAAATTGCTACGAGCAACTTGCGCCCAATGGACTCATGATTTTTCTGACCATATCAAAACTTGACGCCAGATACGGGAAGGGAAAAGAACTACGCAAAGACACCTTCGAGACAGCGCATGGCGTGACGCTGTTCTTCTACGATGAAGAATCCGCGAAACGAGAATTTGGGCCCTATGGATTGATCAATTTTGCGGAGTGGACGGAACCGGCTGCAACCATGGAGAACAAACCGAGGCAACATTTTTGCCAGATACTTTGCAAAAAGAACACGTCGCCATAACGACGCACCAATAACGCCCAGAGACATCGGAGCTTCACCCCATGTCCGTCCTTCTCGCGGTTTGCGCCACCGGCGTGGTCGTGGCCTGTCTGGTGGACGCCGCCCGGCTGGCCGTCTACGCCGGCCACCTGTCCGCGCCGGGCGTGGCCGACAACCTCCCCCTACTCCTGGCCGCCTCGGCCTGCGCCTTTGCCGGAGCCTTCGCCGGGGCACGCATCCTGGGCAAGATGACCCTCGACGGCGTAAACAGGCTGGTCGGCTGGATGCTGCTGGTCCTGGCCGGGCTGTTGGCGACGGGCCTTGTCTAGCATTTCCCTTGCTTGACGCCGTCCAAGGGCATCAACTATATGGCGACCGGTAGTCTTGCGGTCCGTTTCGCTTGGCAGGACCGCGCCCGGCAATCGCGCAATTGCCAGGAGCGTCCGTTTTATCGCCAATAATGCAAAGGAAAATCGACCAGCCATGAGCAAGAAACAGGGCATCGCCGTCGGCGTCATCGTTTTCCTCGCCATAGCATACTTTGGCCTGACGCAATACGCCTCCCACGTCGCCAAGACACGCCTTGAGGCCGCCATCGCCAAGAAAGGGCCCTTCGTACAAATTCTTTACGGAAACGTCTCGTACAACATCTTCACGCAAAACACCGTCATCCGTGCCGTCTCGTTCAAGGGTCCGAAGATGGCCGCGCCGATCTTTGCCAAGGAAATTATTGTGCGCCGCCTGGAGATGGATTCTCCCAAACCGACGTCCGTCTCCATGGATATCCTGGGTATCGAACTGGAGCCGTCCGCCCTGGGCAGGGAGGCGGCCGCCGAGCTGGCCGCCCTGGGCTACGCCGGGCCGTGGTCGTGCGATGTGACCGTCGACATGGACAGCCTGGTTGAAAAGCGGGAACTCAAGAGCCACATGGTCTATGCGGCCAAGAACGTCGGCTCCTTGCGCCTCGACTTCGTGCTCGGCAATCTGGACTTTGCCGCCGCCAAGCCCGAGGCGGTCATGGCCGGCCTGTTCAACTGCGCCTTGAAGCAGGCGGAAATGGCCTATACCGACGCTTCCCTTGTCGAGCGTATCTTCAAGCAAAACGCCGCGAAACAAGGCCTGGATCTGCCGGCCTACAAGAAGCAATTGGCCGATCAGCTCGACACGTCATTGCAGCGTTCGTCAAAGCCCCTGCCCCAGGCCTTTATCAACGCTCTCAAGCAGTTTGTGGAAAACCCGCGCCAGCTCACCATTTCCGCCAACCCGACCGCTCCTGTCTCCTTCATGGAACTGCTCAAGGCCGGCACGCCCGAGGCCGTCGCCAACCTGCTCGCCCTGGACATCAAGTCCTGAGGCCCCTCCGACACCAAGCGGCACACGGCGCCAATCTCTGCCTTGACCCGGTAGTTCTTGGTAGTTAGAAGGACTATAACGGAGGGCGTCATCATGCCGGCGCAAACGCACATAACACCGACGAGTATTAAACTTCCCGGCGAATTGCGAGATCGGCTTCAAAATCTCGCAAAGGCTCGAAAACGCACGCCTCACGCCCTCATGCTTCAAGCACTGGAAACGTATGTGACCAGGGAAGAACAGTGGGAAGCCTTGCGCCAGGAAGCCCTGGCCGCGCATGAGGCATTCATGCTGACGGGTCTGCATGTGTCGGCCAAAGAAGCGGACGATTGGCTCGCCGAACTGGAAGCAGGGAACGATGTCGAGCCGCCTCAATGCCACATTTAAAACTGGTGTGGACACCTTCCGCGCTCCTGGGCGTTCAGCGGGCCTACCGTTTCCTTGCCGCAAAGGACAGGGCCGCAGCGCAGGCCGCCGTGGGGACCATCAGGAAATACGCTGCTCTTCTGGAAAAATTTCCAAACGCCGGCCGTCCGGCTGATGATCTAGACCCCGAACACCGAGAATTGCTTATTCCGTTCGGCGCGTCCGGGTATGTGCTGATCTACGAGGTTCACGCCGAAATTATCCTGGTGCTGGCCGTGCGCCACCAAAAAGAAGCCGGATACTGACAGCCCAGGCGCAGAGGCCCGTCCACGGTCGAGCACTGGGAACGGGGCCTCAAAAAACCCAGCGGCCCATCCCCGCGGCTGCTCGACGTGGTGGACCGCAAGGGCGTCGACGCCTTGCGCTCACCTCGCCCTCTCCCGCCCCCGCCCCCCACTCCCGGCTCGACGGCCGCCGCCCTTGCTGCTAAGGCTATCCAATGCTTTGCGGCATCGACGTCGGCGGCACGCACACGGACGCGGTCCTCATCGGCCCGGAAGGGGTCGTTGCTTGCGCCAAGCTGCCCACCAACCATGACGATCTCCTCGCCTCCATACGCGAGGCGCTTTCCAGCATCGTGGCCGTGGCCGGGCCGGCCGCCATTGATCGCCTGACGCTGTCCACCACGCTCACCACCAACGCCATCATCGAAGGCACGGCCGACGCCGTGGGCGTCCTCGTCTCCGGCGGCCCAGGCATCGATCCCGAGGCCTACCGCCAGGGCGGGCATTACCATGTCCTGGCCGGGGCCATCGACCACCGGGGCCGCGAAACCGCCGCCGTGGACCTCGACGCGGCCAAGGCCGCCGTGGACGCCTGGCTGGCCGAGGGGCTGCGCGCCTTTGCCGCGGTCACCAAATTTTCCACCCGCTGCCCGGACCAGGAGCTGGCCCTACGCGACTTGCTGGCCGGCCGGGCCGACTGCGTGTCGCTGGGGCACGAATTTTCCGGCCGCCTGGGCTTTGGCCGGCGCATCGCCACGGCCTGCCTCAACAGCGCCGTGTGGCGCGTTTACAACCGCTTTTGCGACGCCGTGGAACAGTCCGTGGCCGACCTGGGCATGACCGCCGCCATAAGCGTGCTCAAGGCCGACGGCGGCACCATGCCGCTGTCGGTCTCCCGCACCCAGCCCGTGCAGTCCATCCTGTCCGGCCCGGCCGCCTCGGTCATGGGCATCATCGCCGTGTGCGACATCGCCGAGGATTCGGTCATCCTCGACATCGGCGGCACCACCACCGACATCGCCGTGTTCGCCGCCGGCGCGCCGCTTATCGAAAACGAAGGCATCGCCATCGACGGCCGCCCGACCCTGGTGCGCGCCCTGCGCACCCGCTCCATCGGCGTTGGCGGCGATTCGGCCGTCACCGTCTCCAGGCTGGCCATCGAGGTCGGCCCGCGCCGCTTCGGCCCGCCCATGGCCCTGGGCGGCAAGGTTCCGACGCTTATAGATGCGCTAAACGTCCAAAACGTCATCGCCGTGGGCGATCCCCGGGCCTCCTACCAGGGGCTGCTCGACGCCGCCACGCCCCATGGCTTCGATCCCGAGGAAGTGGCCGAGGCCGCCATCCTCAATGCCGTCAACCAGATCCGCTCGGAAGTGGCGGCCGTTGTGCGCGAAATTAACGACCGCCCGGTCTACACCATCTTCGAGCTGCTGGAAGGCCGGCAGGTACGCCCCACCCGGGTCTACGTCATGGGCGGGCCGGCCCTCGCCCTTTCCGCCCTGCTCCAGGACGCCTTTTCCGAGGAAGTCATCGTGCCCGAGAGCTTTGCCGTGGCCAACGCCATCGGCGCGGCCTTGGCCCGGCCGACCTTTTCCGTGGAGCTTTTCGCCGATACCGCCGCCGGACGCCTGACCATTCCCTCGCTGGGCGTGGCCCGGTCCGTGTCCGGCAACTACAGCCAGGCGGCGGCCGAGGGCGAGGCCGGGGCCAGCCTGCGCGACTATCTCGCCTCCATCGGGGCCGACGTCGACGACGCGCCCATCGAAACCGTGGAGCTGTCGTCGTTTCCCATGGTCGAGGGCCAGGAGCTGGCCGGCCACAACATCCGCGTGGCCTGCCAGGTGCGCCCGGGCGTTTCGGGGGCCTACAAACAGGCGGTGTCCAAGCAATGCTGAAAGCCCGCCATCCGCTCGGGATCGTCTTTTTCCCGGCCTACGACTGGGCCATCTCGCCCACCCACCCCGAGCGCCAGGAACGCCTGCTCTACACCCAGGACCAGTTGCGCGAGGAAGGCGTCTTCGACATCCCGGGCATAACCGAACTCAAGCCCGACCTGGCCACCGCCGAAGACGTGGCCCGGGTGCATTTCTGCTTTCCCGACGTGCCGGCCGTCACCACCACCTCCCACCTCATTTCCGCCGGCGGGGCCATCCGGGCCGCCCGCACGGTCATGGAAAAGGAAGCCGAGCGCGCCTTTGCCCTGGTGCGGCCGCCCGGACACCACGCCATGAAGGTGGTCCACGGCTCGCGCGGGTTTTGCAACATCAACATCGAAGCGGTGATGGTGGAATGGCTGCGGGAGCGCTACGGCCCCCTGCGCGTGGCCATCGTGGACACCGACTGCCATCATGGCGACGGCACCCAGGACGTCTACTGGAACGACCCGGACACGCTCTTTATTTCCCTGCACCAGGACGGCCGCACGCTCTATCCCGGCACCGGCTTTCCCCTGGAACTCGGCGGGCCAAGAGCGCTTGGGACCACGGTCAACGTGCCCCTGCCGCCCGGCACCTCGGACCAGGGCTTCCTTTTCGCCATGCGCGAAGTGGTCATGCCGCTCATCGAGGACTTCAAGCCCGATCTGGTCATCAACTCCGCCGGCCAGGACAACCACTTCTCCGACCCCATCACGGACATGGCCTTCTCGGCCCAGGGCTATGCCCAATTGACCGAACTGCTCGGGGCGGACATCGCCGTGCTGGAAGGCGGCTACGCCATCCAGGGCGCGCTGCCCTACGTCAATCTGGGGCTGGTGCTGTCCATGGCGGGGCTGGATTACAGCCACGTGCGCGAACCCGGCTTCGACCCGGCGGCGGTGCGCCAAAGCGACAAGGTGACCGGCTACATCGAGGACGTGTGCCGCGACATCGTGAAGGAAGCCCGCCACCCGCGCGGTCCGGGCAAGGGCGAGACGGTGAACGGCTGGTTTTCGCGCCGCAAGACGCTCTACTACGACACCGACGCCATCACGGAATACCAGACCGAGTCGGTGCGCCTGTGCGACCACTGCCGGGGCGTGGTGAAGTATGAGACGGAATCCACGCGAAACCCGCTGTGCCTGGGCGTGGAAGCGCCCATCGGGGCCTGCGAACACTGTGTGGATGAAGCCTATCGCATCTACGAGGCCGGCCAGATCAAGGGCGAATACCGCCATCTGGCGCTCATGGACCGGGTGGGCAAGAACTACCTGAGCTTTACGGGCTAAAGCTCCCCGCGCAGGTTCTCCGCCGCCGCATGAACCGACGGCGACACGGCGCGACGCTGACTATTTCATCCCCAACGATTTGCTGTTCGACGGCTGGGCGTGCCCCCGCGCCGCATTGCCGCCGCGTCCTGCCGAAAGCGTTCCGCGTTCCCGCCTGAGGCTTCCCGTCCGCGTTGCCTTTTGCCGCTCCTTTGACCTATAGGGAAGTTGGAATCCCAAGGAGCGTCCGATGCAGCCACCTCCCGCCTCTGTGGCGACGACGGGGCGTCCCGGCTGGTCCCCGGACCGGCGCATGGCCCTGTGGAAGACCCTGGCCTGGTGCCAGCTGGCCTTTGGCCTGGCCCTGACAGGCTACGCTTGGGTGCTGGTCCAGGGCGACGTCACGGCCCATGCCCGGGCGCGCTTCGACTTCCGGGTCTCGGAGATCCTCACCGCCCTGCGCGACCGGGTCACGGCCTACGAACTGGCCCTGGGCGGCGGGCTGGCCCTGTTCAACGCCGTGGGCGACGTCAGCCGGGAACAGTGGCAAGCCTTCGCCGCCACCATGGACCTCAACGCCAACTATCCCGGCATCCAGGGCCTGGGCTATTCCCCGGCCATCTTCCAGGACACCCGGGAAGCCCACATAGCGGCCATGCGCGCCCAGGGCTTCCCGGACTACGCCATCCGCCCACCCGGCGACCGCGACGCCTACACGCCGGTCGTCTACCTCGAACCCGACACCGTCCTCAACAAGAAGGCCTTCGGCTTCGACACCTTCAGCGAAGCCGTGCGCCGGGCCGCCATCGAACGCGCCCGGGACTCGGCCAAGCCGTCCATCACCGGCAAGATCACCCTGGTCCAGGAAGGAACCACCAACGTCCAGCCCGGCTTCATCATGTTCATGCCGGTCTACGACACCCCGGCCCCGCCGCCCACCGTCGAGCTGCGCCGCCGGCTCATCAAGGGCTACGTCAACGCGCCCTTTCGCCTGTACAATCTCATGCGCGGCATCCTCCAGGGAGACCATCAGGACGTGGGCTTCGAGATCTTCGACGGCGACGCGCCGTCCGAGGCGGCGCTCCTGTACCGCAGCGAAGGCTTGGCCGACGACGCCGACAAGCCCGGCCCGCCCCTTTTCGCCGACACCCAACGCCTGGATATCCTGGGCCGGACCTGGACCATCCGCTTCGCCGCCCTGCCCGCCTTCGAAGCCGCCCTGGACCGCCGGCTGCCCTATTTCATCACCGCCTCGGGCCTGGCCATCACCCTGCTTCTTTTCGTCATCATCCGGGCCCTGCTCGCGGCCCGGGCCGGCGTCGAGCTGCTGGAGCGCACCCGCCAGCACGAATCCGACCTGCTCCAGGGCATCCTCGGCAACTTTCCGGCCCCCTATCTGCTGGTGGACGCCGGCCAGCGCGTGCTCCAGACCAACCAGCGTTTCCTGGAAATGCTCGACATCGACGGCCCGGTGGAAGGCCTGACCGGCAAGCACCTGGCCGAGGTCTACTACCGCGACCCGGCCCATGAGACCATGGCCGGCAAGAGCATCGCCGAAGGCGTGATCTTCCAGGGCGTGGAGGTCAACACCAAAAGCCACAAGGGCCGCGACAAGGTCATCCTGGCCAACATCTCGCCCCTGTATGACATCAACAACGCCTGCATCGGCGGCCTTTGCATCTACGTGGACCTCACCGAGCGGCGGCAGATGGAAATCAAACTGGCCCGGGTGGGCAAGCTGGAGGCCATCGGCCAGCTGGCCGCCGGCATCGCCCACGAGATCAACACCCCGACCCAGTACGTGGGCGACGGCGTGACCTTCCTGCGAAACGCCTTTGAGGATTTGCGCCGGGTCCTGGCCCTGGTCGAGGACTACGCCGGCCGGCCCGAGGCCGTGGGCGAAGCGCCGGCCCGGGCCATGAGGGAACTGCTGGAAGACATCGACGCCGCCTTCCTGCGCGCCGAGATCCCGGACGCCATCGACAACATCTTTGACGGCATAAGCCGCATCACCTCCATCGTGGCGGCCATGCGCCGCTTCTCCCACTCCTCCGGCGACCGCACCCAGGCCGTCAATCTGGCCGACCTAGCCAGGGCCACCCTGGAAATTTCCCGCAA is from Solidesulfovibrio magneticus RS-1 and encodes:
- a CDS encoding class I SAM-dependent methyltransferase → MEFWESSFRDKQEMWGMEPADSALVALELFKHNGSQKILIPGFGYGRNAKVFLDNGLDVTGIEISETAIRLAKEHYGNSFKIHHGAVDAMPFDSELYDGIFCYALIHLLDAKERSNLIRNCYEQLAPNGLMIFLTISKLDARYGKGKELRKDTFETAHGVTLFFYDEESAKREFGPYGLINFAEWTEPAATMENKPRQHFCQILCKKNTSP
- a CDS encoding CopG family ribbon-helix-helix protein, with the translated sequence MPAQTHITPTSIKLPGELRDRLQNLAKARKRTPHALMLQALETYVTREEQWEALRQEALAAHEAFMLTGLHVSAKEADDWLAELEAGNDVEPPQCHI
- a CDS encoding type II toxin-antitoxin system RelE/ParE family toxin; translation: MPHLKLVWTPSALLGVQRAYRFLAAKDRAAAQAAVGTIRKYAALLEKFPNAGRPADDLDPEHRELLIPFGASGYVLIYEVHAEIILVLAVRHQKEAGY
- a CDS encoding hydantoinase/oxoprolinase family protein: MLCGIDVGGTHTDAVLIGPEGVVACAKLPTNHDDLLASIREALSSIVAVAGPAAIDRLTLSTTLTTNAIIEGTADAVGVLVSGGPGIDPEAYRQGGHYHVLAGAIDHRGRETAAVDLDAAKAAVDAWLAEGLRAFAAVTKFSTRCPDQELALRDLLAGRADCVSLGHEFSGRLGFGRRIATACLNSAVWRVYNRFCDAVEQSVADLGMTAAISVLKADGGTMPLSVSRTQPVQSILSGPAASVMGIIAVCDIAEDSVILDIGGTTTDIAVFAAGAPLIENEGIAIDGRPTLVRALRTRSIGVGGDSAVTVSRLAIEVGPRRFGPPMALGGKVPTLIDALNVQNVIAVGDPRASYQGLLDAATPHGFDPEEVAEAAILNAVNQIRSEVAAVVREINDRPVYTIFELLEGRQVRPTRVYVMGGPALALSALLQDAFSEEVIVPESFAVANAIGAALARPTFSVELFADTAAGRLTIPSLGVARSVSGNYSQAAAEGEAGASLRDYLASIGADVDDAPIETVELSSFPMVEGQELAGHNIRVACQVRPGVSGAYKQAVSKQC
- a CDS encoding histone deacetylase family protein → MLKARHPLGIVFFPAYDWAISPTHPERQERLLYTQDQLREEGVFDIPGITELKPDLATAEDVARVHFCFPDVPAVTTTSHLISAGGAIRAARTVMEKEAERAFALVRPPGHHAMKVVHGSRGFCNINIEAVMVEWLRERYGPLRVAIVDTDCHHGDGTQDVYWNDPDTLFISLHQDGRTLYPGTGFPLELGGPRALGTTVNVPLPPGTSDQGFLFAMREVVMPLIEDFKPDLVINSAGQDNHFSDPITDMAFSAQGYAQLTELLGADIAVLEGGYAIQGALPYVNLGLVLSMAGLDYSHVREPGFDPAAVRQSDKVTGYIEDVCRDIVKEARHPRGPGKGETVNGWFSRRKTLYYDTDAITEYQTESVRLCDHCRGVVKYETESTRNPLCLGVEAPIGACEHCVDEAYRIYEAGQIKGEYRHLALMDRVGKNYLSFTG
- a CDS encoding sensor histidine kinase — encoded protein: MQPPPASVATTGRPGWSPDRRMALWKTLAWCQLAFGLALTGYAWVLVQGDVTAHARARFDFRVSEILTALRDRVTAYELALGGGLALFNAVGDVSREQWQAFAATMDLNANYPGIQGLGYSPAIFQDTREAHIAAMRAQGFPDYAIRPPGDRDAYTPVVYLEPDTVLNKKAFGFDTFSEAVRRAAIERARDSAKPSITGKITLVQEGTTNVQPGFIMFMPVYDTPAPPPTVELRRRLIKGYVNAPFRLYNLMRGILQGDHQDVGFEIFDGDAPSEAALLYRSEGLADDADKPGPPLFADTQRLDILGRTWTIRFAALPAFEAALDRRLPYFITASGLAITLLLFVIIRALLAARAGVELLERTRQHESDLLQGILGNFPAPYLLVDAGQRVLQTNQRFLEMLDIDGPVEGLTGKHLAEVYYRDPAHETMAGKSIAEGVIFQGVEVNTKSHKGRDKVILANISPLYDINNACIGGLCIYVDLTERRQMEIKLARVGKLEAIGQLAAGIAHEINTPTQYVGDGVTFLRNAFEDLRRVLALVEDYAGRPEAVGEAPARAMRELLEDIDAAFLRAEIPDAIDNIFDGISRITSIVAAMRRFSHSSGDRTQAVNLADLARATLEISRNEWKYVAEADLDSDPDLPEVRCQADEISQVLLNIVINAAHAVAEATQEGGAPGRISLRLRRVGDMAEIAISDTGAGIPEAIRDKVFNMFFTTKDVGKGTGQGLAIAYDIVVAKHGGSLTFTSEPGRGTTFFVRLPIDGDDNGHKG